CCGCAGCCGAATTCAGCGCCGCGGTCTGGCGCAGCATCGCCCAGATTCCCGAACAGCGCAGCCGGGGCGCGATCCCTGCTTCGCCCTACCGACGCCTGGATTCCGGCGCCATCGGCTGTCTGGCGGCAGACTATCCACTGCAGCTGGTTGCGCCCGGGGACTCCCGAGTGGCTCGGACCGCCACATTTTTACAGGAGAACTGTTTTGTCGACGGGGCTTTTTTCCAGGACATGATTCATTCCGGGATCAATCCTTACCTGACCCTGAGCGTCGCTCAGACCTTACTCCGTAACGGCGACCTACAGTACCGCAAGCTGGTCGAACGAGTGGCGACGCTGGCGACGCCCACCGGGCATTGGCCGGAGGCGATCCACCCCTTCAGCGGCGGCGGCTGCATGGGGGACGGCCAACACGGTTGGGCCGCGGCCGAATGGGTGATGATACTGCGAAACATGTTTCTTCGCGAAGAAGCCGGAGGCCTCATCCTGCTCTCGGGAATTTTCCCGGAATGGCTGCAGTCATCCGAAACGCTCAGCTTCGGGCCGACCCCGACTCCCTGGGGCGCGATCAGCCTGAGGCTGTTCAAAAAGGCGGGTGAACATTTTCTCGAACTCAACGCAGTTTGGCGCGGCCTGCCCCCTCCCCTCGAAGCGCGGCTGCCGGGCTATCGTTCGCAGGTCCTCGAAGCACATCGCAAACCTCAGCGCATGATTTTGGTGAGCGCATGAACATCTGCATGTTTACCAATACCTTCCTGCCGCACGTCGGCGGGGTGGCCCGCTCGGTGGCGACCTTTGCCGAGGATCTGCGCCAACGCGGGCACCAGGTGCTGGTGGTCGCCCCGAATTTCCCCGGTCAGGATCCGACCATCGACTCTCGAAATCAGGTGGTGCGTGTCCCGGCTATTCAAAATTTCAATGGCAGTGATTTTTCCGTGCGCGTTCTGCTGCCGGGACAGTTCAAGAGTCAGCTTGACCGGTTCGCGCCGGACATCATTCACAGCCACCACCCCTTTCTGCTCGGCGATGCCGCGATCCGTACGGCTCGGATCCGCCATCTTCCGGTGGTCTTCACCCATCATACCCTGCACGAGCGCTACACCCATTACGTCCCCTTTGATTCGCCACTCATGCAGCGCTTTGTCATCGACCTGGCGACCCGCTTCGCCAATCTTTGCCAACTGGTCATCGCGCCTAGCGAGAGCATCGCCGCGCTCCTGAAAACACGTGGGGTCAGTACGCCCTGCCGGGTTATTCCAACCGGGGTCGATACAGATTATTTCTCTCGGGGCGATGGTCAACGCTTCAGGCATAAACAGAACATCGCCGCAGACGCCTTCGTCCTCGGTCACCTTGGACGACTGGCCCCGGAAAAAAACCTGAACTATCTGACGGCAGCCGCCATCAAGGCTTGTCGCAGCGTAAATAACCGGGTTTTTCTGATCGCCGGCAACGGTCCATCAAAGAAGCAGATCTGCCATGATTTTGCGGTCGCAGGGCTGGCCGAACGTCTGGTCATGGCAGGAGACTTACAGGGGACCGATCTTCCCGACTGCTATGCCGCCATGGACCTGTTCCTGTTCGCGTCAACTTCGGAGACCCAGGGCATGGTCCTGACCGAAGCGATGGCCGCCGGGCGGCCGGTCATCGCACTTGATGCGCCCGGCGTTCGTGACGTCGTTAGCGACCGGATCAACGGCCGGCTGTTACCACAGAGCGCGACGGTTTCCGACTTTGTCAGCGCCATCAGCACCGCGGCCGCCACAGCGCAGGGGTTAAGCGCTTGGCAAAAACAGGCCTTGCGAACTGCGGTCAAATTTTCCCGGCAGTCCAGCACCGAACGCCTTGAAGCGGTTTATCGGGAAGCCCTTGAGCTGAAGCGCAACCATCATGCGAAGACCCTCGCCGGCTGGGATACGCTGCGAGAATCTTTGCATGCCGAATGGAATCTGATCAGTTCAAAATGCGGCGCGGCATTTGACGCGGTCAGGGACCGGCCCGATCATGAAGAACAGACTTGAACCGCACCTCCGGACACAAGGACGATCCGCGCGGACCGGAGATCTAGATGCATAAAGCCTCTCTGCAACGTTGGCTGTGGCTGGCGCTGGCGATCCTGGCGGGCTTGTGGATCCTGGTGCCTCTGTTTTCCGAAGCGTCCTGGGATTGGCTGGGTTTTCTGCACAATCCTGACACTCACCCCGGGATATTTATTCTTATGATGATTCTGCTGCCGATCCTCGGCTTCCCCATCATTCCGTTTCTGTTGCTGGCCGGAATCAAGTTCGGTCCCTGTTTGGCTGTTGGAATAAGCGTCCTGATAATCAGTTTTCACCTGGTCGTATCCTATCTGCTCACTCATTCCTTTTTCCACCAGCAGATCAGTCGGCTGCTGGCCCGCATGAACTACCAAATCCCGGAGGTTAGCGTCCGTCGGCAATTGCTGTTTTCGATCATCTTCATGGCCCTGCCCGGACTCCCCTATACCGTCAAGAACTTTACTCTGGCGATTCTTAATATTCCATTCCTGATTTTCTTCCCGGTCGGTCTGCTCTGCAATGTTACCCTGGCCCTGCCTTTTATATTTTTCGGGCCGTCACTGTTCGACGATCCTAAGCTCAGCCTTCTGCTTTTGGCAGTTATCGCTGGAGGCTACGCACTCAGCCTCCGGCTAAAACGTAAATTTAACGAAAAAGACTGAGCGTGCGAGACTATTTCTGGAAATTTTGGCCAGCTTAAGGCAGTCAAAGGCTACCAACACCTCCGAGCCGAACCCCGCCGCCCGTCATATATGGCATTTATGTCATCAGTGACGATTTCTGATGACGGGTTTTTCTTAGCTATCGGCGATGCTCTCTTTATTATCCTGTATTATCAGTACGTTACGCCCTATTTATCTTTTTTTATCCCCCGGCACGCTATTTGTAATTATCCAGGCAGAGGGACAGCGTTGTCATCTTCCGCTTAATCAATGGGCCATGATCCCAGGGCGAAAAGAGAACAATGACAATTTTCAAAATATCAAAACCAGGTGCAACTATCCTGTAACAATCAGAGAGGATTACAGATGAAAAGATTTAATTTGTTTAAGTTGTTCGTTTTGCTCCTGACAATCGCGACGCTGTCAGGCTGTATGGTGAGGCCGATAGGATTTGGACATTATCATGGTGGGGGGCATGACAATGGTCATCATAGAGGTCATCACGACCATGACGATCATGATCGTGATTAAGCACATAGCGTTTGCGCGAAGAGTGTCGTAAGTAATGAGATAAAAGTGCAATTTGCTGCCATTTAACTGAAGGAAACTAAGGCCCGCTTTCTTAAGTTTCCCCGAAAGTGAAAAGTCCGCATTCGACGAATAAAGCGGACCATCCTGATTTAGGATAGACGCGAGTGACCAGGGCTTGATGCCTGAATTAAGATCGGTACGATTTTGAAATAAATTTACGTCTTGCCGTTCTTCGAGGCAGACTATTTACGGGGAAAAAGGAAAGATCATGAAATCGTTCATTTCGCTGGTAATCGTTGTCCTTGCGGTCAGTGTGACTTTGACGATCAGCGCCTGCGAGAAAAAAGGCACCGCACAGAAGGCAGGAGAAAAGATCGATCAAGCCGTCGCGAAAACAGCGGAAACGCTGAAAGATACGACTAAAAAAGTCGAAGACGGCCTGAAACAGTAACCTCTAAAGGAGTCCTCATCATGTATGTGCAACTGCAACCTGTCTTATCAATTTTGGCCGGAATCTTGATCTTGGCGATCCCCAAGGCGCTGAATTATATCGTCGCCGGCTACCTTATTTTGATTGGCGTCTACGGCTTTATCCACTAAAACCCATCTCTCTGCCCAGCCAGAAGATCGGCTGGGCAATCAGGGGATGCCCGGATTCCGGATCCGACAACCCTGGGGCTGCAAGCCCAGGACCAGTTGACGGGCCCCCTGAGATTCACTTCCCTTTCTTGCCCTTATGCTTGCCCTTTCCCTTGGATTTGCCTTTGTCATCATACAGATCATTACCGCGCTTCAAGGCATGAAACTCATTTGAGCCAGGCTTGATCCCCAGGCTTTTTGCCAAAACGCCCCAGCCGCGGTTTTTTTCGCTACGATATTTATCAATGACAATGTTCAATGGCTGACGCGACATTTCCCCCAACCGCAAGACCATATAGGCGTCCCCGGGCCGGTCAACCTGTCTCAGCACGGCATCGATCTGCACATCACCGATTTTAAATCGTGTCGCCAGGCTGGCCCTGAACCCTGAAGAATCCGCTGCTGCGCGGATATTTAAATTATTAATCCAATCAAAATCTGCAGCCTTGACCATTGTTACTGAAGAAATCAGCAAAAGGACGACCAGGGGGATGAACAGCATCTTTCCAAACGTCATAGGATTCTCCTGACTGATGTTTCCTGCCTCTAACACGAACGAACAAAGGAATTTGATAACCGCAAACCTCGCCTTACCTGAGGTCCTGATATCTGGGAGTCAGAATAGAGGATATTGTAACTTTTCAATACCCCATTGCTCCTGAACACCCGCCGGAGCGGTCAGCCTCTTGCGCTAAGGCTCCGGTTCTGCAACGGTCGTCAGAGGAACGGATGTCTTCCGCCCGAGAAAATTCTGGATCAAGACCGCCACTTCTTTTGGTTTTTGAAGTTCGAGATCGTGAACCCCGTCAGGAAAAGAGACCACCTCGACGTTGGGCAGATAATGTTTAAAGAAGGCGATGTTCATATCGGTCATCGCGCGAAACTCGGAGTGATCTCCGGAGAGGTAAAGGACCGGTGCTGTGATCGATTTTGCTTCCTCGGAGAAATCTTCGGCATCGTTCAAAGCCCGCGCCAGGCTGAGCCAGGTGCGGCGCGAGGCGACAGCGGCATTTTTAGCGATGATGCCGGTGATTTCCTGCTGCTCTTCGCTTGTTAAATCAGCCCAGGAGGGCCCCATGATATCCTTGGCCATGGTTTCGTCAAAGAGCCCCGAGCGGACAAAACCGATAATTATATCGCCGAATATCGGGTATTTGAGCCCCTGAATCAATCTGTGATACGGGGTATTTTTCGGCATGATGACGGCCCCCTCGATGCTGACGATAGAGATCACCCGCCCTGGGTAGCGGGCGGCAATATTGAGGGCGATCATCCCGCCGTAAGAGACGCCGACAATGTCGCATCTGGTGATTCCGAGATCGTCCATCAAGGCGACAACCTTCTCCGCCTGTTCAGCCACCGAATAGTCAAAATCGCTCTCTGGCCGACCCGATTGGCCCGTGCCGAAATTATCAATGGCAATCAGGCGATTATGGTCCTTGAGTAAAGGGATCACACGGTTAAAGCCGCTGTGAATACCAAACAGTCCGGGAATCAAAATGACCGGCGGACCCTGACCGACCTCGACGTAATGAATCTGACTCTTCGTGACATGGGGGAAGCTGTGCGTGCCGGCTTTGACTTGTGTTTCTGGCTTGTGAGCGCAGGAGACACCGAGAAGAACGATGCAGGACAATAGCAAGAAACGGGCGATTCGTTTAATCATTACAGTTGTATTTCCCAAGGGGGCTAAGGCGTTTTAGTTAACTATCTACAAAACTTCAGATGCCCGGCTCTCCGTGCCATGAAGGCCCGTTATTATTTTTTTGATATCTTGTTGATCAGCACCGCCAGCAGAACCACCAGCAGGACGCTGATCACCGACCAGAGAAACATTCCACCACCCATCCATCCGTGATTCATCCAACCACCGTTATGGTTCATCATGTCCGAAGAATTCATGCCCTGCTCCTTGACGAAAGAATCCGCTCAGCTTGTGAAATTTACGTGTTTTTTATCGCAGCGCTCAAGAGATTACCCATCTCGCTCCGGATTCGTTCCGTCCCGGATTTGAATTCTTCCCATTCATGATCGCTGGCCAACGAGATCCCCTGGAGCTTTTTCGCTGCTTCGTCCCGCTTGAATTGCAAGGCCGAAATAGTTTTATAGTGTTCGAATTTCTTCTCAGGCGAAGCCGTTTCTGCTTTCTCCTTGAGCCGCTCGATATGAACCTCCCATGCGACCATCTCGGCCGAAAGCTTTTCCACGTACGTAGTTTTCTGGTTCATGACTGCAGCTCCTTTTAGTCTTAGATGTTTGCTCATGCCCCCTGTTCCGGTCTCCTGGCTTTAGCTTCGGGGGAAAAGCGTCTTGCCCTCACGGCCGGATCCTGACGGTAGTAGGCGCCAAGAACCTGGTAAAGGTCAGGTGCGTGTTCTATGAGAGCCAGAGGGCGGTCGAAGAACTCCTCGGTTGCCACGGCAAAGAACTCGGCTTCGTTGCTGGCGCCATAGGCGTCGAGAAAGGATCTTTGGCCTTTTTCTGTCAGTATCTTCAGCCGCTGAAATTCCCTGGAGCAGACGGCTACCCACTCGTCGAGCTGCTTGCGGTCAGCAAGAGGCGGGGTGCCATCGGCGGCGCCGTCGAGCATGTCGAGCTTGTGGGCAAATTCATGATAGACGACATTGTGACCCTGCTCGGGATGGCGGGCGCCTCGTTTGACGGCGTCCCAGACAAGGATCACCGCGCCTCCGGCGATGGCCTGGCCGAGGATCGGGACAGCTGTCGCCACCGGAGCGCTGACCCGTTCGAAAACGCCGGGTGTGTGTTCGGGGATAACAACGGTGGAGGGGTAGACAAGAATCGACTCCACATTGCGGTAGTAATCGTGAGGGAGGCCCAGAAGGAGGAGGCAGGCCTGGGCGGCGATGGTAATGCGGATCTCGTCAGTCAGGTCGAGGCCACCGCACCCCTCCCAGTTCTTCTCCTCTAATAGGACCAGGATCAAGGCGCGCAACTCGGCACGCCCGGCATCATCAAGCATGCCATAATGGACCACGTTCTTGCGCAGGATGGACTCCCAATTCGAGGGGAAAGCGCGCATGCGCACTTCTTCGCGGTGATGGTCTCGAAGCCAGTGGAGCATATTTTAAAACCTCCTTCGAGGAACTTGGTTTGATTGACTTTCCAGTCGGAGCGCCGCAGGCACCCCTACAACAGGGGCACTCGCTCCCTTCAGAAAGCAAGAGCCTGAACATAAAGATTTAAGACGGATCTCCTGGCAAGGTTCCCTGACAACCGCCAACGGGTGGCGCAGATTCGTTGCCAGGGTCTGGGCAAACCGCCTGCAGTTCAGCGTTGGCGACGGCCAGTACAAAATGCTGCTTTTCAATTTGTTCTTTCATCAGCAGACGCTGGGAAATATCAAAGAGTGCGACCCGGCAATAAAGCCCTGAGGCAGAGGGCAAGGCCTCGACTTGCACAAAGATCGATTGTGCAGAACAGATCAGCAGCGCCACCTCACAGATTTGCTTGCTTTGACCGGAAAAAACAGTCGAGAGAAAAGTGGAAAATTCTGCACGGGACCCTGGGGCAACGATCGACTCAAAACGCTGGCCAAGCAATCGTGCGCGTCCGACTCCAAACTGTGAGGCGGCGGTGAAGTTCGCGTCACCAATGATCCCATCCTGGTCAAGGGTCAGATAACCGACCGGTGCGAAATCGTAGAGGTCGGTGTATTTGTCCAAAGCGATTTCCAGCTCGTCTCGCGTCTGCTGAAGCACGGCGTTCTGCGTCACCAACTCGATCTGGTGAACTTCTAGCTCATGGACGTGCTGTTGCGTCTCATTACCGTTACCAAAAATCCGGGACACGACCGTCCTTGCCTGTAATTGATCTTCGGCGCTGCGGGACGCGGGGGTCTTCACTTGACAACCAGGTTGTTTTTCACTCCGACAACCCCCTGGACGCCACGTGCAATCTCTCCGGCCTTCTCAACGCTCATCGCCGAATCGACAAACCCACTCAGTTGAACCTCACCTTTGAAGGATTCCACCTCGATCTGCAGGCTTTTCAAGGTCGGTTCGTTAAAAATCGCGGTTTTGACCTTGGAGGTGATGACGGAATTGTCAATGTACTGACCGGTGCTTTCATGCGTAGAGGTTGCAGCACATCCCATGAATGAAGCAACCAGGGCGAAACCGGCCAGAAACAGAATAATACGTTTGGTTTTGAACATGGTAGTCTCCTTTTGGTCTGTGACCAATGTTGTGTTCTCTTGGTTATTGAGCAGTAAAACGAGTCCGGTTTTCTTTTTTGCCCCACCCCTCTTTGACAAGGAGGAAACACCACGAAACCAACATACCCAGGGTGAGGTGGGGAAAATGCAAAATCTTAAAAAAATCACGGTGGCCCCTGCCACCTAAATCCTGCCGACCAGCATCAAGACAAGTAAAATCACCAGGATTAAGCCGAGCCCGCTGCTGGGATAATAACCCCACTGGCGGCTGTGGGGCCAAGCAGGCAGAGCGCCCAGCAGCATCAAGATGAGGATGACGACCAAAATTGTTCCAAGCATGATTTTTCTCCTTGATTGAATTTCTCTACGATTCTATTTAGCAACCAGCGTGCCAGCACAACCAGATCGACATTATTTCTATAACCACCTGGAATCATAGGTTAAAAAATAGATAACTTGATTTATGGGCGAGAAAACCAGACCAATCTATCCACCATATTTAGCAGAAACTTCACATTTGACAGACTGGTGGAGGGAGGGCAGGTCATGTTTTTCAACCATTCTTCGCCAAGGAGAATGCCCTTCTGCCTGGTCATGACATGAAGAGAACAAAAAAAGCCCCTGTTTGACACAGGGGCCTCTCATTTTTTTATGATATGACGAAGGTTAAATGGTGAGATCCTCTACCGTCGCACCGGGTCCATTCTGTTTAACCGATGCAATCCCCGCCTCCATAGCCGCTGTGGATGAGTACATCTGGCTCTGCCCGATGATCTGTTTATTCAGTGCCTTCAGCACAAAATACGGTTTGTTGTTCTTGGATTCTTTTCGCTCATAGTTGTCATCAGCGGCCGAATTGTTCTGGATCGACTCGATACCGTTTTGGGCGCTCGCCTTGGCCTTGTACATTTCACTGGTCAAGATCACCTGCCCGTTGACTGCTTTGAGGTTAAAGTAAAATTGCTCGTCCTTGGCTCTTTCAATAACAAATTTTCCAATCATATTTCCTCCTGCCCATAGGTTGAGTCTTTCCAAGTGCCGCGTGGCAATATCCATGCTTTAAGGATGTGATTTTCGCCAGCGGTCGTCGATTTACAGACTTGGGTAAGCGCAATGACCGTGCCAGAGAAAGGTCCATACAAAAGTCAGGAGTGCAACACACTGATTAGACAGGGTAAAATTAGATGACAGCGGGTAAACAGGTCTTGAGGCGGAGCCCGCATATAGCCGTTATATTTGACAGAACCGCGCTATGGTGAGGCAAATGGGGTTTCCACATCATCAAGCAGGTTTGTTGATTTTTGATTTTATTTTCAAGACGGCGCTGTCGATATTATAAGTATCGACCCACCTTTTAGAGGATTTATTGCGCCGTTAAATGCTGCGACAGACGCCCAAAACCTTTGGCCATAAAACTGTCGTCTCCGAGCATTCGCTAATCTGCCCCCCCCCCCACTGTGAAACTCGATCAGAGGTTCTTCCCCCATGCCATCAAGCACGAATACCAAATATTCGGCTCGTGCCTTGGATGAAACATACTCATTGCGTACGGATACTTATTAAATATTAAAATCCCCTGGATCTTGCGCACCAGGATGCGCAAATTCTGCATCCGCCGGCTAAACAGATTCCCTGCTCGGCCATTCAAAACAGCCACCATCGTCCCGGCATATTTGACAGTAATGCTATATGAGATGGATGGCACTGACGGCTTTTCTTACCCTCTCGCCCGTTATCTTTCCGTTTTAACCTGTATAATCAGCCACTTGCGCACACATAATGTCAAGAATTTCCTCCGGCATGTTTATTGCGGGACACCCTTATTAATCTCAGGGTATCGAAAGCTAGGTGGGTACCTATGTGACGCCTTCTTCATTAACTGTCCAGAAACGCCTTTCGCGAGAGAGATTGGTCTCAAGAATATCCGGCCTGGGATTGTGTTGAAAAGTGGCAAGCTGAAATTCGTGATCGCTGAGGGTCGTCGCCGGGAATTTAAATTCCGGCAATCACTCTCATAACGGGGTGGTGGGAGTTGCGGGAAAGCCTTTTGCGCCACCTCAACTGCGATGACACAGAGGCCAGGCAGAATTATACCGCCATCGGTCTGCGCCGCATATTGCTGACTGCCAGGCTGAGTAAAATCCGGGAATAAATCAGATCATCTTATTGGCTATCGAGGATATACCACCAGGCATAAACAGCTGGAAGCTCTGCCGCCCAGGTCCGAGGAGCACTCCAAGTTACCGAAAAGGAATCACGATGGCCCCAATGCAGGTTAAACTCATGAGTCTCCGGACTTTTATTAACGCTCTTCTGGTCCTGGCCCTGCTGATTCCGGCCTCTGCTTTTGCCGAGGATCCGAAGCTTGACACCAAGTCGCAGAAGGTCGCTCCAACGGCATTTGCCGATGAAAAACCCAGGCCGGTATTACATTGGGGTGAAGGAGACGGCAAGAGCTACTTTGTCCCGGCCCTGGACATTTCCGGCTTCTTATTAATTCTGAATCAATACGATCGGCATTTTATTGATGACGACGTCTACCATTCAGATTTTTCTTCCTTCAAAAAGAACCTGACCGGGGCATGGGTCTCTGACAGTGACCCGTTTGCCATTAACCAGTTCATGCATCCCTATGCGGGCTCCATGTATTACGGATTTGCACGTTCCGCAGGCCTCGACTACTGGAGCTCGCTCGGCTATACCGCCAGCGGAAGTCTGCTCTGGGAACTGGCGGGCGAGACCAGTCCCCCCTCGATAAACGATGAATTCACCACCGGTTTCGGCGGAACCATCCTGGGCGAGCCGTTGTATCGAATGGCGAGCCTTTTGCTTGAAAGCGGCAATGGTAAGCCTGGATTCTGGCGCGAACTCGGTGCGGC
Above is a genomic segment from Geopsychrobacter electrodiphilus DSM 16401 containing:
- a CDS encoding glycosyltransferase, which produces MNICMFTNTFLPHVGGVARSVATFAEDLRQRGHQVLVVAPNFPGQDPTIDSRNQVVRVPAIQNFNGSDFSVRVLLPGQFKSQLDRFAPDIIHSHHPFLLGDAAIRTARIRHLPVVFTHHTLHERYTHYVPFDSPLMQRFVIDLATRFANLCQLVIAPSESIAALLKTRGVSTPCRVIPTGVDTDYFSRGDGQRFRHKQNIAADAFVLGHLGRLAPEKNLNYLTAAAIKACRSVNNRVFLIAGNGPSKKQICHDFAVAGLAERLVMAGDLQGTDLPDCYAAMDLFLFASTSETQGMVLTEAMAAGRPVIALDAPGVRDVVSDRINGRLLPQSATVSDFVSAISTAAATAQGLSAWQKQALRTAVKFSRQSSTERLEAVYREALELKRNHHAKTLAGWDTLRESLHAEWNLISSKCGAAFDAVRDRPDHEEQT
- a CDS encoding TVP38/TMEM64 family protein, with the protein product MHKASLQRWLWLALAILAGLWILVPLFSEASWDWLGFLHNPDTHPGIFILMMILLPILGFPIIPFLLLAGIKFGPCLAVGISVLIISFHLVVSYLLTHSFFHQQISRLLARMNYQIPEVSVRRQLLFSIIFMALPGLPYTVKNFTLAILNIPFLIFFPVGLLCNVTLALPFIFFGPSLFDDPKLSLLLLAVIAGGYALSLRLKRKFNEKD
- a CDS encoding DUF3096 domain-containing protein, whose product is MYVQLQPVLSILAGILILAIPKALNYIVAGYLILIGVYGFIH
- a CDS encoding alpha/beta fold hydrolase, with protein sequence MIKRIARFLLLSCIVLLGVSCAHKPETQVKAGTHSFPHVTKSQIHYVEVGQGPPVILIPGLFGIHSGFNRVIPLLKDHNRLIAIDNFGTGQSGRPESDFDYSVAEQAEKVVALMDDLGITRCDIVGVSYGGMIALNIAARYPGRVISIVSIEGAVIMPKNTPYHRLIQGLKYPIFGDIIIGFVRSGLFDETMAKDIMGPSWADLTSEEQQEITGIIAKNAAVASRRTWLSLARALNDAEDFSEEAKSITAPVLYLSGDHSEFRAMTDMNIAFFKHYLPNVEVVSFPDGVHDLELQKPKEVAVLIQNFLGRKTSVPLTTVAEPEP
- a CDS encoding zinc-dependent peptidase, with the protein product MLHWLRDHHREEVRMRAFPSNWESILRKNVVHYGMLDDAGRAELRALILVLLEEKNWEGCGGLDLTDEIRITIAAQACLLLLGLPHDYYRNVESILVYPSTVVIPEHTPGVFERVSAPVATAVPILGQAIAGGAVILVWDAVKRGARHPEQGHNVVYHEFAHKLDMLDGAADGTPPLADRKQLDEWVAVCSREFQRLKILTEKGQRSFLDAYGASNEAEFFAVATEEFFDRPLALIEHAPDLYQVLGAYYRQDPAVRARRFSPEAKARRPEQGA
- a CDS encoding PAS domain-containing protein, with amino-acid sequence MKTPASRSAEDQLQARTVVSRIFGNGNETQQHVHELEVHQIELVTQNAVLQQTRDELEIALDKYTDLYDFAPVGYLTLDQDGIIGDANFTAASQFGVGRARLLGQRFESIVAPGSRAEFSTFLSTVFSGQSKQICEVALLICSAQSIFVQVEALPSASGLYCRVALFDISQRLLMKEQIEKQHFVLAVANAELQAVCPDPGNESAPPVGGCQGTLPGDPS
- a CDS encoding BON domain-containing protein, coding for MFKTKRIILFLAGFALVASFMGCAATSTHESTGQYIDNSVITSKVKTAIFNEPTLKSLQIEVESFKGEVQLSGFVDSAMSVEKAGEIARGVQGVVGVKNNLVVK
- a CDS encoding DUF3309 family protein, which gives rise to MLGTILVVILILMLLGALPAWPHSRQWGYYPSSGLGLILVILLVLMLVGRI
- a CDS encoding YegP family protein yields the protein MIGKFVIERAKDEQFYFNLKAVNGQVILTSEMYKAKASAQNGIESIQNNSAADDNYERKESKNNKPYFVLKALNKQIIGQSQMYSSTAAMEAGIASVKQNGPGATVEDLTI